Proteins encoded within one genomic window of Chitinophaga parva:
- a CDS encoding TonB-dependent receptor domain-containing protein: MKCIIPILLLLGVALQTGAQGLVAGKVVDAGNAAAVQYATVTITDKINNKLVTGASTDSTGAFQLKKVPWGTYKLSVTFLGYKPLVFDNLVLSKAIPRQRLGTLKLQANSQSLSGVTINGTPPVIENKIDKMVYNAANDVTAQGGVALDVLKKVPQVSVDADGNVELQGNANIRFLINGKPSSIFGSSLTDALSAIPASQIQHIEVITSPGAKYDAQGTGGIINIVMKENKMKGVNGSITAAAGTRMENTSVNLNMRSGNFGMNAFFSGNATLRSKAPNSQDRTAFNAADSTYNHLVQEGYTYLKRHGYEAGLGFDWNLSKKDVLSAGFQYSDFSSVRDGFTNQQEINLDAGKQPLGAVYSQRTSTARNDFHAFDWNLDYKHTLPGKGGDLELLYTASYGTPALQSRQEQTYVGAPAPFSGTSNASTGTDHQHIVSLDYAKPLGEHATLEAGVKGTFQQISNLTDVTVLNAGNGGYVKDPLQSYNLRYNMNVYAGYVSSSFSLFQKFLDVKAGVRVERTEVSISYQDTHIPSYTSFVPSATLSHKLNEQSFVKLSYSHRIERPEYDELNPFLNISDPYNITTGNPLLLPEIADNFELGYNRSFANGGNLYVALMERLDIQDIKPYTTFYPSFKVGDSTYSNVSVTSRANIGNENNAGLIISGSMPLLPDLDLRGNVMVFNRHVVNHLDSSNTTNGLNWRANANLSYKLPQHLIIEAFGNYRSAFNSIQGRAPQFITYTLALKKQIGKSKLDIGLVATNFLRDDVRQVTTIHTPVYDAYSVRELPLRSFGVSVNYRFGKLEFKKEKAHELKDYPGEN, from the coding sequence ATGAAGTGTATTATTCCAATTTTGCTCTTGTTGGGAGTGGCGTTGCAAACCGGCGCCCAGGGCCTGGTAGCCGGTAAGGTGGTAGATGCAGGCAACGCCGCTGCTGTGCAATATGCCACCGTAACGATCACCGATAAAATCAATAACAAGCTGGTGACTGGTGCCAGTACGGATTCTACCGGCGCCTTCCAGTTAAAGAAAGTGCCCTGGGGAACCTACAAACTGTCTGTTACATTCCTCGGTTATAAACCCTTGGTCTTCGATAACCTGGTGCTCAGCAAAGCCATACCCCGCCAGCGTTTGGGCACACTGAAGCTGCAGGCCAACAGCCAGTCGCTCAGCGGTGTTACCATCAATGGCACGCCGCCGGTGATCGAAAATAAGATCGATAAGATGGTGTACAATGCAGCCAATGATGTAACCGCCCAGGGAGGCGTGGCCCTGGATGTGCTGAAGAAAGTGCCCCAGGTATCGGTAGATGCGGACGGGAACGTGGAGCTGCAGGGCAATGCGAACATCCGCTTTCTCATTAACGGTAAGCCTTCCAGCATCTTTGGCAGCAGCCTCACAGACGCACTGTCTGCCATCCCGGCCAGCCAGATCCAGCACATTGAAGTGATCACCAGCCCGGGTGCCAAATATGATGCGCAGGGCACCGGTGGTATCATCAACATTGTGATGAAGGAAAATAAAATGAAGGGCGTGAATGGCAGCATTACCGCGGCGGCGGGCACCCGCATGGAAAACACGTCGGTGAACCTGAACATGCGCAGCGGTAATTTTGGGATGAACGCTTTCTTCAGCGGCAATGCCACCCTGCGTTCCAAGGCACCCAACAGCCAGGACCGCACGGCTTTCAATGCGGCCGACAGTACTTATAACCACCTGGTGCAGGAGGGCTATACCTATTTAAAACGGCATGGTTATGAAGCAGGCCTTGGATTTGACTGGAATCTCAGCAAAAAGGATGTACTGAGCGCCGGCTTCCAGTATAGTGATTTCAGCAGTGTGCGCGATGGGTTTACCAACCAGCAGGAGATCAACCTGGATGCGGGGAAACAGCCGTTGGGCGCCGTTTACAGCCAGCGCACCTCCACCGCGCGCAACGATTTTCATGCCTTTGACTGGAACCTGGATTACAAGCATACGTTGCCGGGCAAAGGTGGTGACCTGGAGTTGTTGTACACGGCCAGTTACGGCACGCCGGCGCTGCAAAGCCGGCAGGAGCAGACTTACGTGGGCGCCCCTGCGCCTTTTTCCGGTACGTCCAATGCCAGTACCGGTACCGACCACCAGCACATTGTTTCCCTGGACTATGCAAAGCCCCTGGGGGAACATGCCACGCTGGAAGCCGGTGTGAAAGGCACTTTCCAGCAGATCAGCAACCTTACGGACGTAACGGTGCTCAATGCAGGCAACGGCGGGTATGTGAAAGACCCGCTGCAATCGTACAACCTGCGTTATAATATGAATGTATATGCAGGGTATGTATCGTCCTCTTTTTCCCTCTTTCAAAAATTCCTGGATGTAAAGGCTGGTGTGCGCGTGGAGCGTACAGAGGTAAGCATCAGCTACCAGGATACCCATATCCCCTCTTACACTTCCTTTGTGCCATCGGCCACGCTCTCGCATAAGCTGAATGAGCAGTCGTTTGTGAAGTTGTCTTACTCCCACCGCATAGAACGCCCGGAATATGACGAGCTGAATCCTTTCCTCAACATCAGCGATCCTTACAACATCACCACGGGGAACCCGCTGCTGCTGCCGGAAATAGCGGACAACTTTGAACTGGGGTACAACCGCAGTTTTGCCAACGGGGGGAATTTATACGTAGCCCTGATGGAGCGCCTGGACATCCAGGACATCAAGCCTTACACCACTTTTTACCCCAGCTTTAAAGTGGGCGATTCCACCTATAGCAATGTGTCGGTGACCAGCCGTGCCAACATTGGCAATGAAAATAACGCAGGCCTGATCATTTCCGGTTCCATGCCCCTGCTGCCCGACCTGGACCTGCGGGGCAATGTGATGGTCTTTAACCGGCACGTGGTGAACCACCTGGACTCTTCCAACACCACCAATGGGCTGAACTGGAGGGCCAATGCCAACCTGAGTTACAAGCTGCCCCAACACCTGATCATAGAAGCATTTGGCAACTACCGCTCTGCGTTCAACAGTATCCAGGGCCGCGCGCCCCAGTTCATCACGTATACGCTGGCGCTGAAAAAACAGATCGGTAAAAGTAAGCTGGATATAGGGCTGGTGGCTACTAACTTCCTGCGAGATGATGTGCGGCAGGTAACTACCATCCACACGCCGGTGTACGACGCCTACAGCGTGCGGGAACTACCGCTGCGCTCATTTGGCGTAAGCGTGAACTACCGCTTTGGTAAACTGGAATTTAAAAAAGAGAAAGCGCATGAGCTAAAGGACTATCCCGGGGAGAATTAA
- a CDS encoding SusC/RagA family TonB-linked outer membrane protein, whose protein sequence is MHTRIVSNMLWLLLSVAAMLTGAAPALAQGSSTVSGTITDIKGEPLPGVTVKLTGTQTGTTTDNAGHFSLHTTLKSGVLECTFVGFEAQSVPFVAGSNLQVKMQQATASVEEVVVVGARMKKSDLTGAVVNVDSKTLLQRPATNINQALQGNAAGVFVSNGTRPSDDATIKIRGTNTINAGSNPIYVVDGVVMENNQGGFNSINVNDVASVQVLKDASATALYGSRGANGVVVITTKKGQRRGGDGLVTYDAWVGVSNFTQMPKVMNARQLFDLRTDAYANGYMKDNPTADRQTYIDSVLLKGNVAFSAQEFATHNANQSFNWLDQVTRTGVQQNHAVSFSGGADRGVFYLSLGYAGLKGVVDGTKQDKYTGRFNADYDVKKWLKVGTNTGFTRTNDDMPSDDVYGKALNANPLLNYAPYRNDSTRYTYDYLTIYYRSHGEQNNNDFNPFNSLLIQRDRARSRVTSSNYVALTPIKGLEIRSTYALDYGEQSWFEFTPHNIQEAIRNYNGDARAKHERWSDTYWQWDNTVTYNTTINRDHKLTALVGTSSSKRNSNYTLAQGDRFASDDLGYHNLGGAAATAKSILGSDFYAYTLSSFLGRVNYSFRDKYFLTATARYDGSSRFAEGNRWGLFPSVSAAWSIINEDFMKHQNIFSQLKLRAGYGVVGNQDISNYAYQTLYGSKVDNSSAIITNNTNSGNIDDGRRGNPNITWEKQKQSNIGLEMGFFKSRLTVNADVFYINNDNLLLNRKLPTTSGYTQEWQNVGRVNNKGLELAVTGAIIEKKDFNWSVAGNISFDKNVVKKLYGDATYIYNTDQNVVQREGNLFVGQSLHTIYTMVSGGIAQESNRDQWANLNYNGKTVNPGDLFAKDISGPNGKPDGIVDQNDKMVVAKEDPKFYGGFSTNLNYKAFGLNAVFTYSYGAHKISSYYETLINSNGESMASTDLLNRWTPQHTNTNVPRVIANTSYNRFNPSDLDYAIQNASFLRLSALTLSYTLPDETLGKWKMNNLRLYVTGSNLFCLTKYKGFDPETGDYGYPPVKMFVFGVNVGF, encoded by the coding sequence ATGCATACAAGAATTGTTTCCAACATGCTATGGCTGCTCCTTTCCGTTGCAGCGATGCTCACCGGCGCCGCTCCCGCGCTGGCCCAGGGCAGCAGTACCGTATCCGGTACCATTACGGATATTAAAGGTGAGCCCCTTCCCGGTGTAACCGTGAAGCTCACAGGCACACAAACGGGTACCACGACCGACAATGCCGGTCATTTTTCCCTGCATACCACCTTGAAAAGTGGCGTGCTGGAATGCACGTTTGTAGGGTTTGAAGCCCAGTCAGTGCCTTTTGTAGCCGGCAGTAACCTGCAGGTAAAAATGCAGCAGGCTACCGCTTCCGTGGAGGAAGTAGTGGTAGTAGGTGCCCGCATGAAGAAATCGGACCTTACAGGTGCGGTGGTGAATGTGGACTCCAAAACCCTGCTCCAGCGCCCGGCCACCAACATTAACCAGGCCTTGCAGGGCAATGCTGCCGGTGTGTTTGTCAGCAATGGCACCCGCCCCAGTGACGATGCCACCATCAAGATCCGCGGTACCAACACCATCAACGCGGGCAGCAATCCTATCTATGTAGTGGATGGGGTGGTGATGGAAAACAACCAGGGTGGTTTTAACTCCATCAACGTAAACGACGTGGCCTCCGTGCAGGTGCTGAAAGACGCTTCTGCCACGGCTTTGTACGGCTCCCGTGGTGCCAATGGCGTAGTGGTGATCACCACCAAGAAAGGCCAGCGCCGCGGTGGGGATGGCCTGGTAACCTACGATGCCTGGGTAGGCGTGTCCAACTTTACGCAGATGCCTAAAGTGATGAACGCCCGGCAGCTGTTTGACCTGCGCACGGACGCTTACGCTAACGGCTATATGAAAGATAACCCCACGGCAGACCGCCAGACCTATATCGACAGTGTGCTGCTGAAGGGCAATGTGGCTTTCTCTGCACAGGAATTTGCCACGCACAACGCAAACCAAAGCTTTAACTGGCTGGACCAGGTAACCCGTACGGGTGTGCAGCAGAACCACGCCGTGAGCTTCTCCGGTGGCGCTGACCGCGGCGTGTTCTACCTCAGCCTGGGTTATGCCGGCCTTAAAGGTGTTGTGGATGGCACCAAGCAGGATAAATACACCGGCCGTTTCAACGCGGACTACGATGTGAAGAAATGGCTGAAAGTAGGTACCAATACGGGCTTTACCCGCACCAATGACGACATGCCTTCTGATGATGTGTATGGAAAAGCATTGAACGCAAACCCGCTGCTGAACTATGCGCCTTACCGCAATGATTCTACACGCTACACGTACGACTACCTGACCATCTACTACCGCTCCCACGGTGAGCAGAATAACAACGACTTCAACCCGTTCAACTCCCTGCTCATCCAGCGCGACCGCGCACGCAGCCGCGTAACATCTTCCAACTACGTAGCCCTCACGCCCATCAAAGGCCTGGAGATCCGTTCTACGTACGCACTGGACTACGGCGAGCAAAGCTGGTTTGAATTTACCCCGCACAACATCCAGGAAGCTATCCGCAATTACAATGGCGATGCACGCGCCAAGCATGAAAGATGGAGCGACACTTACTGGCAGTGGGATAACACCGTTACTTATAACACCACCATTAACCGCGATCATAAGCTGACCGCCCTGGTGGGTACCAGCTCCAGCAAACGTAATTCCAACTACACGCTGGCACAGGGCGACCGTTTTGCCAGCGATGACCTGGGTTATCACAACCTGGGAGGCGCCGCCGCCACGGCCAAGTCTATCCTGGGCTCCGACTTCTATGCATATACGCTGAGCTCTTTCCTGGGCCGTGTGAACTATAGCTTCAGGGACAAATATTTCCTGACGGCTACTGCCCGTTATGATGGTTCTTCCCGCTTCGCGGAAGGTAACCGCTGGGGCCTGTTCCCCTCTGTGTCTGCCGCCTGGAGCATCATAAATGAGGATTTCATGAAGCACCAGAACATCTTCAGCCAGCTGAAGCTGCGCGCCGGTTATGGAGTGGTAGGTAACCAGGATATTTCCAACTACGCTTACCAGACGCTCTATGGTTCTAAAGTGGACAACAGCAGCGCCATCATCACCAATAACACCAATAGCGGCAATATTGATGATGGCCGCCGTGGTAATCCCAACATTACCTGGGAAAAGCAAAAGCAAAGCAACATCGGCCTGGAAATGGGCTTCTTCAAAAGCAGGCTGACGGTGAATGCGGATGTGTTCTACATCAACAACGACAACCTGCTGCTGAACCGTAAACTGCCCACCACCAGTGGTTATACCCAGGAATGGCAGAACGTGGGCCGCGTGAATAACAAGGGCCTGGAACTGGCGGTAACAGGCGCTATCATTGAGAAGAAAGACTTCAACTGGTCTGTAGCCGGCAATATCTCCTTCGACAAGAACGTGGTGAAAAAACTGTATGGCGATGCTACTTACATCTACAACACAGACCAGAACGTGGTACAACGCGAAGGCAACCTTTTTGTAGGCCAGTCGCTCCACACCATTTACACCATGGTGAGTGGCGGCATTGCACAGGAATCCAACCGCGACCAGTGGGCAAACCTGAACTACAATGGTAAGACGGTGAACCCCGGTGACCTTTTCGCAAAGGATATCTCCGGCCCCAATGGCAAACCCGATGGAATTGTAGACCAGAATGACAAGATGGTGGTGGCAAAAGAAGACCCCAAATTCTACGGTGGCTTCTCTACAAACCTGAACTACAAAGCCTTTGGCCTGAATGCTGTATTCACCTACTCTTACGGTGCGCACAAGATCAGCAGCTATTATGAAACGCTGATCAACAGCAATGGCGAAAGCATGGCGTCTACAGACCTGCTGAACCGCTGGACGCCGCAGCACACCAATACCAACGTCCCGCGTGTGATCGCTAACACCAGCTATAACCGCTTCAATCCTTCAGACCTGGACTATGCTATCCAGAATGCCTCTTTCCTGCGCCTGTCCGCATTGACGCTTTCTTACACGCTGCCGGACGAAACCCTGGGCAAATGGAAGATGAACAACCTGCGCCTGTACGTAACGGGCTCCAACCTGTTCTGCCTGACCAAGTACAAGGGCTTTGATCCTGAAACCGGCGACTATGGCTATCCGCCCGTCAAGATGTTTGTATTTGGAGTGAATGTAGGTTTCTAA
- a CDS encoding 3-keto-disaccharide hydrolase codes for MKNFKHIIIAMAACAPLMASAQSKPEDTEVWSPVPAKVTPAGASTEAPPSDAIILFNGKNLDEWVSNADRDKPADWIVSKGILTVNKKAGNIETKRMFTNYQLHIEWRVPKTITGEGQARGNSGLFLASLGKGDPGYELQILDNYENKTYVNGMAGSIYKQFIPLVNPSLPAGTWQSYDVIWTAPTFNEDGSVKTKAYVTVFFNGVLVQNHTELLGPTQYIGKPAYVKHGAAPIKLQAHGDKSEPISFRNIWVRELQ; via the coding sequence ATGAAAAACTTCAAGCACATCATCATTGCCATGGCGGCCTGTGCCCCGCTCATGGCCAGCGCACAATCAAAACCCGAAGACACAGAAGTATGGAGCCCCGTACCTGCAAAAGTAACACCCGCAGGGGCCAGCACGGAAGCCCCGCCCTCAGACGCCATCATACTGTTTAACGGTAAGAACCTGGACGAATGGGTTTCCAACGCAGACCGTGATAAGCCCGCAGACTGGATCGTGAGCAAAGGCATTCTTACGGTGAATAAGAAAGCCGGCAACATCGAGACCAAGCGCATGTTCACCAACTACCAGCTGCACATTGAATGGCGCGTGCCCAAGACCATCACCGGCGAAGGCCAGGCCCGCGGCAACAGCGGCCTTTTCCTGGCTTCCCTGGGCAAGGGCGATCCCGGTTATGAACTACAGATCCTGGACAACTACGAGAACAAGACCTATGTGAACGGCATGGCCGGTTCCATCTATAAACAATTTATTCCCCTGGTAAATCCCTCCCTGCCGGCAGGTACCTGGCAGTCTTACGACGTGATCTGGACCGCGCCCACCTTTAACGAGGATGGGTCCGTAAAGACCAAGGCCTATGTGACCGTGTTCTTCAACGGGGTGCTGGTGCAGAACCACACCGAGCTGCTGGGCCCCACCCAGTACATTGGCAAGCCTGCTTATGTGAAGCATGGTGCGGCGCCCATCAAGCTGCAAGCCCATGGTGATAAGAGTGAGCCGATCAGCTTCCGCAATATCTGGGTAAGAGAACTGCAGTAA
- a CDS encoding NUDIX hydrolase, producing the protein MEATITLRTAGLVAVKDGQLLLAYSRHKQAWYLPGGKADPGETSVEALVREIREELNTDLDPARLQLFCRIQAPAFGEEPHVWIDQDCFLYPLDHPIIPGNEIEAIAYFSPAAYAREPHQVIGTLQVFEKLRENGLV; encoded by the coding sequence ATGGAAGCAACTATTACACTACGCACCGCCGGCCTGGTGGCTGTGAAAGACGGGCAACTGCTGCTGGCCTACAGCCGCCATAAGCAGGCCTGGTACCTGCCGGGTGGCAAGGCAGACCCGGGGGAAACCTCCGTGGAGGCCCTGGTGCGCGAGATCCGGGAAGAGCTTAATACAGACCTGGACCCGGCCCGCCTGCAGCTGTTCTGCCGCATCCAGGCCCCGGCCTTTGGCGAGGAGCCACATGTGTGGATAGACCAGGACTGTTTTTTATATCCACTGGACCACCCGATTATTCCTGGTAACGAAATTGAAGCAATTGCGTATTTTAGCCCCGCTGCCTATGCCCGGGAACCCCACCAGGTGATCGGGACATTGCAGGTTTTTGAAAAGCTGCGCGAGAACGGCCTCGTTTAA
- a CDS encoding RagB/SusD family nutrient uptake outer membrane protein → MKRTIIMSMIAGGVMLSTASCKKFLDQTSQTKLDENTVFSDLDLVETALKGDYANWKAIRTDEQGLIMMMGTDETQQGAFQMKSDALKGGLDRYDANLNSTLNHIGNQWDLRWPIVNDAAKVVKGLNTPDLVAGSRQAKLVGEASFIRGFLDFQLAMYWGEIPIRDLARESELGLRRQPLKDVWTFILEDLQRAADNCPDQNDPGRATSGAALAMLGKAYMSAPVSTGLRDFSKAAACFEKMMGRYSLVPYADLWDYSKKNTAESILEFQFDINQPNNNKLQFQIGSRAVQAYFGDGCYMSGYDKILPTAYAYLPTDSGGVWEAGDLRRNESIRYDFTYFGQKPTLAPITWEDLGNDYDELMPHVKKYEDYRTDKHTDNQINNMWNSGKDILVLRLGDIKLCYAECLNELNRGADAVAVVNEVRTRAWGGTLPVDKAWKAMSQDAFRTAIMDERIRELFAEDWRRIDLIRTGKFVELIKARNKWAKQSNTIQPYHMLLPIPDTEMKLNDQITPADQNPGYH, encoded by the coding sequence ATGAAACGCACAATAATAATGTCCATGATAGCAGGTGGTGTGATGTTGTCCACCGCATCCTGCAAGAAATTCCTGGACCAGACCAGCCAGACCAAGCTGGATGAGAATACGGTTTTTTCTGACCTGGACCTGGTAGAAACCGCCCTCAAAGGCGACTATGCCAACTGGAAGGCCATCCGCACCGATGAGCAGGGCCTCATCATGATGATGGGCACTGATGAAACCCAGCAGGGCGCTTTCCAGATGAAAAGTGATGCATTAAAAGGAGGACTGGACCGCTATGATGCAAACCTGAACTCCACGCTTAATCATATCGGCAACCAGTGGGACCTGCGCTGGCCCATTGTGAACGATGCGGCCAAAGTAGTGAAAGGCCTCAACACACCAGACCTGGTAGCAGGTTCGCGCCAGGCAAAGCTGGTGGGCGAAGCCTCCTTTATCCGCGGTTTCCTGGATTTCCAGCTGGCCATGTACTGGGGTGAAATTCCCATCCGCGACCTGGCCCGCGAATCAGAACTGGGCCTGCGCCGCCAGCCCCTGAAAGATGTATGGACCTTCATCCTGGAAGACCTGCAACGGGCGGCAGACAACTGCCCGGATCAGAACGATCCCGGTAGGGCCACTTCCGGCGCTGCCCTGGCCATGCTGGGTAAGGCTTACATGTCGGCCCCCGTATCTACCGGCCTGCGCGACTTTTCCAAGGCGGCTGCCTGTTTTGAGAAAATGATGGGCCGCTATTCCCTGGTGCCTTACGCGGATCTTTGGGATTATAGCAAGAAGAACACCGCGGAGTCTATCCTGGAATTCCAGTTCGACATTAATCAGCCCAATAACAACAAGCTCCAGTTCCAGATCGGTTCCCGTGCGGTACAGGCTTATTTCGGGGATGGCTGCTACATGTCTGGCTACGACAAGATCCTGCCCACGGCCTACGCCTACCTGCCTACCGATAGTGGTGGGGTGTGGGAAGCCGGTGACCTGCGCCGGAATGAGTCTATCCGTTATGATTTTACGTATTTTGGCCAGAAGCCTACCCTGGCACCCATTACCTGGGAAGACCTGGGCAATGATTATGATGAGCTGATGCCGCACGTGAAGAAGTATGAAGACTACCGCACAGACAAGCACACTGATAACCAGATCAATAACATGTGGAACTCCGGTAAGGACATCCTGGTGCTGCGCCTGGGCGACATTAAACTCTGCTACGCAGAATGCCTGAATGAGCTGAACCGCGGAGCTGACGCGGTGGCGGTGGTGAATGAAGTGCGCACCCGCGCGTGGGGGGGCACACTGCCGGTAGACAAAGCATGGAAAGCAATGTCGCAGGATGCTTTCCGCACGGCTATCATGGATGAAAGGATCCGGGAATTGTTTGCGGAAGACTGGCGCCGTATAGACCTGATCCGCACCGGCAAGTTCGTGGAGCTGATCAAGGCCCGCAACAAATGGGCAAAGCAGTCTAACACGATCCAGCCATACCACATGTTGTTGCCCATCCCGGATACGGAGATGAAGCTGAACGACCAGATCACACCAGCGGACCAGAACCCTGGTTATCACTAG
- a CDS encoding alpha-galactosidase, protein MKLRNTAPRLILTVAVLLMLRIAHAATPGAWKIVYDKGSKTLHLTRPAGNVDLQLFASYKWNGQLVTTKDYTSSTLAMKPCKDAFGSGTLLQVTYRDAKLPVLVQSFYQYPGRDYLLTDFTLQASAGTIASNYMAPVNLTDMTQVLGAGDHRALFVPFDNDKWIRFQSHPLDFNTLISYETTAVFNGTTRKGLIVGSVEHSFWKSAVIMDKVTNGNGYTLTCYGGAADSTTRDLLPHGAEEGHIIKSPKVLLGVFTDWRNGMDDYAKANATITPRRAWKKGVPMGWNSWGVLQFKINYEKAIEVSDFFKENLQNHHFHNSDNEIVVGLDSGWDSFTEQQLKDFVAHCKANGQMAGIYWTPFTDWGKNPEGLVKEAPAYHFKDVYLYAHGRPQDVDGAYAIDPTHPAIEARMKQVSALFHRCGFQYVKVDFMAHGAINADKWYNPNVRSGIQAYNYGMQLLDKYFGDMYINLSIAPIFPAQYAQSRRIACDAWNKIKDTEYTLNAVSYGWWITNIYRFNDADHVVLQQASEGENRARVTSAVITGLFITGDDFSAGGSEEGKAKAKQFLTNAEVNAAVMGQSFRPVEGTGVRSEDQFTLTDGKGNTYYAVFNYSDEARTVQLPLERLGLHAGGHYRVRDLWSHSDVDAAQALEIPAKDVRFLKISSQRAAH, encoded by the coding sequence ATGAAGTTACGTAACACCGCCCCCCGCCTGATACTCACGGTGGCCGTGCTTTTGATGTTGCGGATAGCCCATGCGGCTACCCCCGGTGCCTGGAAGATCGTGTATGACAAGGGCAGCAAAACGCTGCACCTGACCCGCCCCGCAGGCAATGTGGACCTGCAGTTGTTTGCCTCCTACAAATGGAACGGGCAGCTGGTTACCACGAAAGACTATACCAGCAGCACCCTGGCCATGAAACCCTGTAAAGATGCTTTTGGCAGCGGTACGCTGCTGCAGGTAACCTACCGCGATGCGAAGTTGCCTGTGTTGGTGCAATCCTTTTATCAATACCCCGGCAGGGATTACCTGCTTACTGACTTTACGCTGCAAGCCAGCGCCGGCACCATTGCGTCTAACTATATGGCGCCGGTAAATCTTACTGACATGACACAAGTACTGGGCGCCGGTGATCACCGTGCCCTGTTTGTACCTTTTGATAACGACAAATGGATCCGCTTCCAGTCTCACCCGCTGGATTTTAATACCCTTATCAGTTATGAAACCACCGCGGTGTTCAATGGCACCACCCGCAAGGGACTAATAGTGGGGTCCGTAGAGCACAGCTTCTGGAAGTCTGCCGTGATCATGGATAAGGTTACTAACGGTAATGGTTATACGCTCACCTGCTATGGCGGTGCGGCCGATTCCACTACCCGCGACCTGCTGCCCCACGGCGCGGAAGAAGGCCATATCATCAAATCACCGAAAGTGCTGCTGGGCGTGTTCACGGACTGGCGTAATGGCATGGACGATTATGCAAAGGCCAATGCCACTATCACCCCGCGCAGGGCCTGGAAGAAAGGCGTGCCCATGGGCTGGAACAGCTGGGGCGTGCTGCAGTTCAAGATCAATTATGAAAAGGCCATAGAAGTATCCGACTTCTTCAAGGAGAACCTGCAAAACCACCACTTTCACAACAGCGATAACGAGATCGTGGTGGGGCTGGATTCCGGGTGGGATAGTTTCACGGAGCAGCAGCTGAAGGACTTCGTGGCCCACTGCAAGGCCAATGGCCAGATGGCCGGTATTTACTGGACCCCGTTCACGGATTGGGGTAAAAACCCGGAAGGTCTGGTTAAAGAAGCACCAGCTTATCACTTTAAAGACGTTTATCTTTATGCGCACGGCCGGCCACAGGATGTGGATGGCGCGTATGCCATTGATCCCACGCACCCGGCTATCGAGGCGCGTATGAAGCAGGTTTCCGCGTTATTCCACCGTTGTGGATTCCAATATGTGAAAGTGGATTTTATGGCACATGGTGCTATCAATGCAGACAAGTGGTACAACCCCAACGTGAGATCCGGCATCCAGGCTTATAACTATGGCATGCAGTTGCTCGATAAATATTTCGGAGACATGTACATTAACCTGTCCATTGCCCCCATCTTCCCGGCCCAGTATGCGCAGTCGCGCCGCATTGCCTGCGATGCATGGAACAAGATCAAGGATACGGAATATACGCTGAACGCGGTTTCCTACGGATGGTGGATCACGAACATCTACCGCTTCAATGATGCGGATCACGTGGTGTTGCAGCAGGCTTCAGAAGGGGAGAACCGTGCCCGCGTCACGTCTGCCGTGATCACCGGCCTGTTTATCACCGGCGATGATTTCAGTGCAGGTGGCAGTGAAGAAGGAAAAGCAAAGGCAAAGCAATTCCTCACCAATGCAGAAGTGAATGCAGCGGTAATGGGGCAGAGCTTCCGCCCGGTGGAAGGTACCGGGGTAAGGTCTGAAGACCAGTTTACCCTCACGGATGGTAAAGGCAATACCTACTACGCCGTGTTTAACTACAGCGATGAGGCACGTACCGTGCAGTTGCCGCTGGAAAGGCTGGGGCTCCATGCCGGTGGGCATTACCGCGTACGTGACCTCTGGTCGCATAGCGATGTAGATGCTGCACAGGCCCTGGAAATACCTGCAAAAGACGTACGCTTTTTGAAAATCAGCAGCCAGCGGGCTGCCCATTAA